TGGATCTCGACATGTTGAAACGCAAGGTCGACAACGGCGCGACCCGGGCGCTCACTCAATTTTTCTTCGATAACGAACTTTTCGAGCGCTATCTCGAAAAGGTCCGGGCCGCCGGGATCAGCATTCCTATCGTGCCGGGCATCATGCCGATCCTCAACCTCACCCAGTTGAAGCGCTTTGCTGGAATGTGCGGCACATCCGTTCCCGCCATGCTGGACCAGCGTTTCGAAGGGCTGGACGACAAGCCCACTGAGCGCGCCAGTGTCGCCGCGGCACTGGCTGCCGAGCAGATCGCCGACCTGCAGGCGCGCGGTATCGACGAATTCCATATCTATACGATGAACCGGGCCCCGCTGGTCAATGCCACGCTGGAACGGCTGGGATTGCAGCGATCTGATACCAAAGCCGCCGACCGGGCAGGGGTGGTGGCGTAAAGCGTGCAACAATTTTGCGATAAGGATAAAGCAAAAACGCAAAACCTTAAAGCGTGAGACGCTTACCTGATCGCGACATGCTTGATAGCGGAGACGAGGGCGGTTTTCTGCTGGTTCTCCGCAATTGACGAGCCATTTGTTGGCTCATCAATCTCGCTCAATAAAAACCGCCGTGCGCCATCAAGGGCGCACGGCGTTTTTAGCATAGTTGATGATGAAAAGTGTCATGGCGGTCCATGCCGCCGCCGCATACGGTGTTGGAGTTGTTGTCGTCCTCAGATGAAAAGCATCGCTGCGACAAAAAGAAACGCTACTCCGACTGCCAGGATGTTGAACGAACGTGTCAGTCCCATCTCGGTCTCCCTTGCGTTAACAGTTAAAGAATATGACCGTTTCGTGTCATTTGAAAAGCGAAATTTGTGCTGCGATGCAGCAGCCTGTCTGTATAAGCCCTTGGAAGAAAAGGTAACGTACGGAAACATATTGTTAAAATTGCGTGATAACGAAATATTTCATCGTTAATGGCGGCAATGTCATCGGCTTGAATCTGCACCGTTCCAGGACGGACGACTCGGTTTTGGTGAGGTCAGGGACTGCGCAATGCTGTTGGCGTTCCGCCGTGCAACTTTTTCCAGGCGCGGCGCATGTGTCGGGTGGATGCAAAACCAGAGCGTTGCGCAACGGTTTCCATATCCAACCGCGAAGCGGTGACCAGCTGATGGGCCAAGGCGACCCGAAGGCGGTTGACATAATCGGTTACGCTCATGCCGGTTTGCTCGTTAAACAGGCGCGAGAGGCTACGGGCGCTGGTGGCCGCAATGGCTGCCATGCTGGCAACCGTCCAGTGAGCGGCGGGGTCAGCCGAAACCGCATCCTGCACCTTGTGAATGACGGGATGGATATGATTACGCCCCTCAAGCCATGGGGAGAGTTGCGGGTCGTTCCCCGCCCGGCGCAGATAAACGACCAGGTAACGGGCAACGTTGAGTGCTATCGTGTGTCCTGCCTCTTCTGCTACCAAGGCCAGCATCATGTCGATACCGGCGGTGATGCCTGCCGTGCTCAACCTGTCCCGGTCCTGGATATAGAGGCGATTTTCCGCCACTTTTGCGGTGGGTGCCAACTGCCGCAACTCATCAATCTCGGTGTGGTGAGCGGTACAGGTATAACCTTCCAATAGTCCGGCGCGGGCCGCCAACAAGGCGCCAGAGCAAATGGTGACGAGCTTTACACCTGGCCGGACAGCAGACCGCAACCAGGCGACGATAGCGGCCTCATGGAGAAGATCGTCCGGCTCCGGCTCCGCATCGATTGCACCGAGCGGATGTGCGGCATTGCCCAGGACGATAATCATCGCGCCGTCGGCTACGGCATCCGGCAGCGGTTCGATCCCGGCAAGCGCCAGGCCGACCGAGCTGTTGACGTGGGGGGAGGGACCGACATATCGAACCGTGAACCGCACACTGTCCTGCTCAAGATTGGCCTTGCGCAGGACTTCCATCGGCCCTGCCAGATCCAGCAGCAGCAGGCGTGGCGGCACGACGACGATCATTTCGATAAGGCGCTGCGGCGGGATCAGTCCTGTCATCAAGTCTATGCCGCGAGTGTTGTGGGTGGGAGTGACAATGCCTGCTCGACCGTGGCAATGCGCGCGAAGCGACCGGCCAAAACCAGTTCGGTGCGGGCGCGGATCTCCGCCGCGCTCCATTCACGGCCCTGATCGTCGGTCATCGGAAAGGTGAGGGTGGCTTCACCAACAAAATCCACGCTATAGCCCAGGTCCGAAGCATGACGTGTCGTGGTTTCGCAACATTGCTCCGTACGGATACCTGATACGATCACATGGCGGATATTGTTTCGGGTCAGCCAGACATCAAGCCCCGTACCAACCAGCGCGCTATGCCGATGCTTGCGGAAAACCGCATCCGGTTCAATCGTCAAAGGGGACAGTGTGGAGACGAATCCGGAGGCCTCGCTAAAAGGGCCAGTGTCGTTCAAATGGAAAATCTGCACGGTGGCAATGCCCGCCTTGCGGGCGCCATCAATCAACGCCTGCTGCCGCTCCAGATAGGCGGGCAACTCGTCCTCGCGGAAATAGGAACTGTGGCGGAAGGATTGCTGTGCGTCGATGACCAGCAGGGCGGTGTCGGAATGTGTCATGGCCATTGCCTCCAAGGGAGCTTTTATCGTGAAGA
The nucleotide sequence above comes from Agrobacterium vitis. Encoded proteins:
- a CDS encoding GlxA family transcriptional regulator — translated: MTGLIPPQRLIEMIVVVPPRLLLLDLAGPMEVLRKANLEQDSVRFTVRYVGPSPHVNSSVGLALAGIEPLPDAVADGAMIIVLGNAAHPLGAIDAEPEPDDLLHEAAIVAWLRSAVRPGVKLVTICSGALLAARAGLLEGYTCTAHHTEIDELRQLAPTAKVAENRLYIQDRDRLSTAGITAGIDMMLALVAEEAGHTIALNVARYLVVYLRRAGNDPQLSPWLEGRNHIHPVIHKVQDAVSADPAAHWTVASMAAIAATSARSLSRLFNEQTGMSVTDYVNRLRVALAHQLVTASRLDMETVAQRSGFASTRHMRRAWKKLHGGTPTALRSP
- a CDS encoding isochorismatase family protein, yielding MTHSDTALLVIDAQQSFRHSSYFREDELPAYLERQQALIDGARKAGIATVQIFHLNDTGPFSEASGFVSTLSPLTIEPDAVFRKHRHSALVGTGLDVWLTRNNIRHVIVSGIRTEQCCETTTRHASDLGYSVDFVGEATLTFPMTDDQGREWSAAEIRARTELVLAGRFARIATVEQALSLPPTTLAA